From Arctopsyche grandis isolate Sample6627 chromosome 12, ASM5162203v2, whole genome shotgun sequence, one genomic window encodes:
- the gny gene encoding ALG6 alpha-1,3-glucosyltransferase garnysstan has protein sequence MKKPVKVMKSPDMIGLPKCFLGSGILVAVLLRWCVALYPYSGQNKPPMFGDYEAQRHWQEITLHIPIKQWYHNTTQNDLQYWGLDYPPLTAYHSLAMGHIAEIVDPESVVLFASRGYESDYHKLFMRWTVFFSDIYFYIPAMVGFYFVNHKLKIRELKARGISTVVRNVFFLPDVAGCMALIFPGLILIDYGHFQYNCVSLGLFVWATTFILLDKFVLASVFFVAAVNYKQMELYHSIPFFLYLLRQCIPNSHRSYRQALVQFAKISVTVVVTFGVIWLPFLSNFQSVSQVLTRLFPLARGVFEDKVANFWCAINTFIKLKNICDNAMMAKVCVITTLLAVLPSSLDLFFRPNVNKFVLSLINSSLSFFLFSFQVHEKSILLCAVPVLLHLPLDPVPSFWFLTTCTFSMLPLLLKDGLILGYFSLSIIYFTCFSMILFIIDKNICFLNVFNITRVNNILKGTNNEYNGGRRRI, from the exons ATGAAAAAACCCGTTAAAGTAATGAAATCGCCGGACATGATCGGTCTGCCGAAGTGTTTCTTGGGCTCGGGCATCTTGGTGGCGGTGTTGTTGCGATGGTGCGTCGCTCTGTACCCGTACTCGGGTCAGAACAAGCCGCCCATGTTCGGCGACTACGAGGCGCAACGCCACTGGCAAGAGATAACCTTACACATTCCGATCAAACAGTGGTATCACAACACGACGCAAAACGACCTGCAATACTGGGGGTTGGACTATCCGCCGTTGACTGCTTACCACAGCCTCGCCATGGGCCACATCGCCGAAATCGTCGATCCCGAGTCCGTCGTGCTGTTCGCCTCCCGAGGATACGAGAGCGACTATCACAAATTGTTCATGCGCTGGACCGTATTCTTCTCCGACATATACTTTTACATTCCAGCCATGGTCGGCTTCTACTTCGTCAACCACAAGTTGAAGATCAGGGAGTTGAAAGCGCGTGGAATTTCCACCGTCGTCAGGAATGTCTTCTTCTTGCCCGACGTCGCCGGATGCATGGCGTTGATCTTCCCCGGCCTGATCCTAATCGACTACGGACACTTCCAATACAATTGCGTGTCGTTAGGCTTGTTCGTTTGGGCTACCACGTTCATACTTTTAGACAAGTTTGTACTGGCGTCGGTGTTTTTCGTAGCCGctgttaattataaacaaatggAGTTGTATCATTCCATTCCGTTTTTTCTCTATTTGTTGAGGCAATGTATTCCCAATTCACACCGGTCATACAGGCAAGCTCTCGTTCAATTCGCCAAGATAAGCGTCACAGTGGTCGTGACGTTCGGTGTGATATggttgccgttcctttccaaCTTCCAATCTGTAAGCCAGGTGCTCACTCGTCTCTTTCCGTTGGCTCGTGGAGTGTTCGAAGACAAAGTCGCCAACTTTTGGTGTGCAATCAACACGTTCATCAAGTTGAAAAACATCTGCGACAATGCAATGATGGCCAAGGTTTGCGTAATCACTACTCTTCTAGCTGTTTTGCCGTCGTCGCTCGACTTATTCTTCCGTCCCAATGTTAATAAGTTTGTGCTGTCGCTGATAAACTCCTCTTTGTCTTTTTTTCTCTTCTCGTTTCAAGTTCACGAGAAGTCAATTCTTTTGTGCGCCGTTCCAGTGTTGCTTCATTTGCCCCTTGACCCGGTGCCGAGTTTTTGGTTCCTAACCACTTGCACGTTCAGTATGCTGCCGCTGTTGCTGAAAGACGGTTTGATTCTTGGCTATTTCTCCCTGTCCATTATATATTTCACGTGCTTCAGCATGATTCTGTTCATCATCGATAAGAACATTTGCTTTTTGAACGTGTTTAATATAACCAGAgtcaataatatattaaaaggcACAAATAATGAGTACAACG gaGGTCGTCGACGAATCTGA
- the Mvk gene encoding mevalonate kinase, with amino-acid sequence MAHSNLIKCWASAPGKVILHGEHSVVYGKTAIAASLGIRTMSALTETLENGKRFIRIHFPNLQLENLLFDYEDIHENLIAKTKSMHFTWHTPPEATKHEEYLNLVDEYFQKFKTDSDLQLDKSQQLAITIFLYLYAAIVGCAEFEFTSFDLAVCSDLSIGSGIGSSASFAVSLTSVIYQYVRAKRSDFKFTRNAEYLDDVEKNLISDWAFCCERISHGNPSGVDNAICTRGSLVEFRKGTDPIFHKLTANLKVCLVNTNVGRNTKSLVEKVASLRERYPDVLNSIMEACDNLTVKALQIIKNIEKEDDVDKRNMYYKNLSELFEINHNLLKTIGASHPTLEKICSVSNDLGFSGKLTGAGGGGFAIVLVPPYKTIEEVDTLIETLQQNKFVTQLTNLGGEGVTVNMEYLK; translated from the exons atggcGCACAGCAATTTGATCAAATGCTGGGCGTCGGCTCCTGGAAAGGTCATTTTACATGGAGAGCATTCTGTAGTGTATGGCAAGACTGCTATTGCAGCCAGTCTCGGAATCAGAACGATGTCAGCGTTAACG GAAACATTAGAAAATGGAAAGCGATTTATACGTATCCATTTTCCTAATTTACAACTTGAAAATCTGCTGTTTGATTACGAAGACATACATGAAAACTTAATAGCAAAGACGAAAAGCATGCATTTCACTTGGCACACTCCTCCAGAAGCCACGAAGCACGAGGAATACTTAAATCTAGTCGATGAGTactttcagaaattcaaaacGGATAGCGATCTCCAGCTAGATAAATCTCAACAGCTTGCAATCACCATTTTCCTGTATCTGTATGCAGCCATTGTCGGATGTGCCGAATTCGAATTTACCTCGTTCGACTTGGCCGTATGCTCGGACTTGTCGATCGGTAGTGGAATCGGAAGCTCGGCATCATTCGCCGTATCCTTGACATCCGTAATATACCAATATGTGCGTGCCAAACGTTCAGATTTTAAATTCACCCGTAACGCCGAGTACTTGGATGATGTCGAAAAGAATCTTATATCGGATTGGGCGTTTTGCTGTGAACGGATCAGCCATGGAAATCCGtctg GTGTCGATAATGCAATATGTACTCGAGGGTCGTTGGTTGAATTCAGAAAAGGGACCGATCCGATATTTCATAAGTTGACGGCTAATTTGAAGGTGTGTTTGGTGAATACCAATGTCGGACGCAACACGAAGAGCCTCGTCGAGAAGGTGGCATCGCTTCGTGAACGATACCCCGACGTGCTGAACAGTATTATGGAAGCATGTGATAATTTGACTGTTAAAGCTTTACAG ataatcaaaaatattgaaaaagaagACGACGTAGATAAACGCAACATGTATTATAAGAACTTGTCG GAACTTTTCGAAATAAATCACAACTTGCTGAAAACAATTGGAGCATCGCATCCAACGTTGGAAAAAATTTGTTCAGTATCCAACGATTTAGGTTTCAGTGGTAAACTAACCGGAGCTGGTGGAGGAGG GTTTGCTATCGTTTTGGTTCCACCGTACAAAACCATTGAAGAGGTCGATACATTAATCGAGACGCTGCAACAGAACAAATTCGTCACACAACTTACCAATCTCGGCGGAGAAGGAGTTACTGTCAATATGGAATATTTAAAGTga